From Xylanibacter oryzae DSM 17970, a single genomic window includes:
- a CDS encoding aldo/keto reductase translates to MKYHEIGKTGMKVSSLGFGASSLGGVFHDLKEKQGIEAVFTAVESGINFIDVSPYYGYYKAETVLGKALKDIKRDKYYLSTKVGRYGENGVNTWDYSAKRVTASVYESMERLNVDYLDIINVHDIEFADLHQVVDETLPALVKLKEEGVVKHVGITDLQLENLKWVIDRVPEGTVESVLNFCHYCLCDDKLADFLDYFEQKGVGIVNASPLSMGLLTERGVPDWHPAPKSLVEACTRAAKYCKTKNYPIEKLAMQFSVSNDRIATTLFSTTNPDNVKKNIDSINEPIDWDLVKEVRDIIGDQQRVSWSNT, encoded by the coding sequence ATGAAATATCATGAGATCGGAAAAACCGGTATGAAAGTATCTTCTCTTGGTTTTGGCGCTTCTTCTTTGGGTGGCGTATTCCATGACCTTAAAGAAAAACAGGGCATCGAAGCTGTTTTTACAGCCGTTGAGTCGGGCATTAACTTTATTGATGTATCTCCATATTATGGATATTACAAGGCTGAAACCGTGCTTGGTAAGGCTCTTAAAGATATTAAGAGAGACAAATATTACCTTTCTACAAAGGTTGGAAGATACGGCGAAAACGGTGTAAATACTTGGGATTATTCTGCAAAGAGGGTAACTGCCAGTGTGTATGAAAGTATGGAACGCCTTAATGTGGATTATCTGGATATTATCAATGTACACGATATTGAATTTGCAGACCTTCATCAGGTAGTAGACGAGACACTGCCTGCCCTTGTAAAGTTGAAAGAAGAAGGTGTAGTAAAGCACGTCGGTATAACAGATCTGCAACTCGAAAACTTGAAGTGGGTTATTGACCGTGTTCCCGAAGGTACGGTAGAGTCGGTACTCAACTTCTGCCATTACTGTCTGTGCGATGATAAACTTGCTGATTTCCTTGATTATTTCGAACAGAAAGGAGTTGGAATCGTTAATGCTTCACCTCTGTCTATGGGATTACTCACTGAAAGGGGAGTACCTGATTGGCATCCTGCACCAAAATCATTGGTTGAGGCTTGTACCAGAGCTGCCAAATATTGTAAGACGAAGAATTATCCTATTGAAAAACTAGCTATGCAGTTCTCTGTAAGTAATGACAGAATAGCTACAACACTATTCAGTACCACAAACCCGGATAATGTCAAGAAAAACATTGACTCAATAAATGAGCCGATAGACTGGGATTTGGTGAAAGAGGTAAGAGACATAATAGGCGATCAGCAACGTGTTAGTTGGTCTAATACATAA
- a CDS encoding amidohydrolase family protein, whose translation MYYHIIDAHSHLWLKQDTMVNGKQIKTCHNGRSMFMGEMRQMLPPFMIDGKNSAEVFISNMDYAQVEAAVVTQEFIDGCQNDYLADVALRFGDRFFVCGLCDCHKAGYVEEVKQLVARGFKAIAIPGHRLQTPGGRIMLNCEEMVQMFHYMEDNGIILSLVLEEGTTQIPEIKEVIEECPNLKIALGHFGMVTCDGWKDQIMLARNKNVMVESGGITWLFNDEFYPFKGAVKAIREAADLVGMDKLMWGSDYPRTITAITYRMSYDFITKSSDFTEQEKCLFLGENARKFYGFGTFPEIPYIKNMSE comes from the coding sequence ATGTATTATCATATTATAGACGCACATTCGCACCTGTGGCTTAAGCAAGACACTATGGTGAATGGGAAACAGATAAAGACATGCCATAATGGAAGGTCTATGTTCATGGGCGAGATGCGCCAGATGCTGCCACCGTTTATGATAGACGGAAAAAACAGCGCCGAAGTCTTTATCTCTAACATGGATTATGCTCAGGTTGAGGCTGCTGTGGTTACTCAAGAATTCATAGACGGATGTCAGAATGATTATCTTGCTGATGTAGCATTACGTTTCGGCGATAGATTCTTTGTATGTGGACTATGTGATTGTCACAAAGCTGGTTATGTAGAAGAAGTTAAACAATTGGTTGCAAGGGGATTTAAAGCCATAGCCATCCCCGGTCATAGACTGCAGACACCAGGCGGACGTATAATGTTGAACTGCGAAGAAATGGTGCAGATGTTCCATTATATGGAAGACAACGGCATTATTCTCTCCTTGGTATTAGAAGAAGGCACTACTCAGATACCTGAAATAAAAGAAGTGATAGAAGAGTGCCCAAATCTAAAAATAGCTTTGGGGCATTTTGGTATGGTAACTTGCGATGGCTGGAAAGATCAGATAATGCTTGCCCGGAATAAGAATGTCATGGTAGAGTCGGGTGGCATAACATGGCTCTTTAATGACGAATTCTATCCTTTCAAGGGAGCCGTAAAAGCAATACGTGAGGCTGCTGACCTGGTAGGAATGGACAAACTGATGTGGGGGTCGGATTATCCACGCACAATCACAGCTATAACCTATCGTATGTCTTACGACTTTATTACAAAGTCTTCTGATTTTACCGAACAAGAAAAATGTCTATTCCTTGGCGAGAATGCCCGTAAGTTCTATGGATTCGGCACATTCCCTGAGATACCTTATATTAAAAACATGTCTGAATAA
- the fucP gene encoding L-fucose:H+ symporter permease: MKKQSYKIPLALIFCLFFLWAISSNLLPTMIRQLMKTCELNPFQASFTESAYWLAYFIFPIPIAMFLKRYSYKAGIIFGLLLAACGGLLFFPAAMLKEYWAYLCIFFVIATGMCFLETAANPYVTILGTPETAERRLNLAQSFNGLGAFIAAMFLSKLVLSGANYTRETLPTAYPGGWTAYIQTETDAMKLPYLMLAILLIIVAVVFVFSRLPKIGDEGKSHAEVKDEKLIDFSVLKHSHLRWGVIAQFFYNGGQTAVNSLFLVYCCSYAGIAEKTATTFFGLYMLSFLVGRWIGTALMVKFRPQNMLLTYAIINIILCCIIVTTGGMVGLYCMLGVSFFMSIMYPTQFSLALKGLGDQTKSGSAFLVMAIVGNACLPQFTAYIMHCNEHIYYIAYLVPMICFAFCAFYGWKGYKIKS; this comes from the coding sequence ATGAAAAAACAATCTTATAAAATACCTTTGGCATTGATCTTTTGCCTTTTCTTCTTATGGGCGATAAGTAGTAATTTGTTGCCTACAATGATAAGACAGTTGATGAAAACCTGCGAGCTGAATCCTTTCCAAGCGTCATTTACAGAGAGCGCATATTGGTTGGCATACTTCATATTCCCAATACCGATAGCTATGTTCCTGAAACGCTACAGTTATAAGGCCGGCATCATCTTTGGCCTGTTGCTTGCTGCATGCGGAGGCCTGCTATTCTTTCCTGCAGCGATGCTGAAAGAATATTGGGCATACCTTTGCATATTCTTCGTAATAGCAACAGGTATGTGCTTCCTCGAAACAGCTGCAAACCCATATGTTACAATATTGGGAACACCCGAAACAGCAGAACGCAGGCTCAATCTGGCTCAGTCGTTTAATGGACTAGGAGCTTTCATTGCAGCTATGTTTCTCAGTAAGTTAGTACTTTCGGGAGCAAACTATACAAGAGAAACACTCCCTACAGCATATCCCGGTGGATGGACAGCATACATCCAGACAGAAACGGATGCTATGAAACTACCTTATCTTATGCTTGCGATATTATTGATAATAGTTGCGGTAGTGTTTGTTTTCTCCCGACTGCCAAAGATCGGCGACGAAGGTAAGAGCCATGCAGAAGTGAAAGATGAGAAACTTATAGATTTCAGTGTATTGAAACATTCACATCTTCGTTGGGGCGTAATAGCTCAGTTCTTCTACAACGGAGGACAAACAGCTGTTAACAGTCTCTTCTTGGTATACTGTTGTTCATATGCAGGGATAGCCGAGAAGACTGCTACAACGTTCTTCGGCCTTTATATGTTATCGTTTTTGGTGGGCCGTTGGATAGGTACAGCATTGATGGTAAAGTTCCGCCCTCAAAATATGTTGCTTACCTATGCAATAATCAATATAATATTATGCTGCATTATTGTCACAACAGGAGGAATGGTCGGACTTTATTGCATGCTTGGAGTATCTTTCTTCATGTCTATAATGTATCCTACACAATTTTCACTTGCCCTTAAAGGACTTGGTGATCAGACCAAGAGCGGTTCGGCATTTCTCGTAATGGCTATCGTAGGCAATGCCTGTCTGCCACAGTTTACAGCTTATATCATGCACTGCAACGAGCATATATATTACATTGCATATCTAGTGCCTATGATCTGTTTTGCTTTCTGCGCATTTTACGGATGGAAAGGTTACAAGATAAAATCATAA
- a CDS encoding zinc-binding alcohol dehydrogenase family protein gives MKAVQIVNPHEMRVVDIDKPVLGVGEVMVKIEYVGFCGSDLNTFLGRNPMVNLPIIPGHEVGAVIEKIGEGVPEGFTKGMNVTLNPYTNCGKCASCRNGRVNACEHNETLGVQRNGVMCQYAVLPWQKIIPAEGISSRTCALIEPMSVGFHAVSRAQVIDNEFVMVVGCGMVGLGAVIRASQRGASVIAVDIDDEKLALAKRIGAAYTVNSMTENVHERIQQITSGFGVDVVIEAVGSPATYVMAVEEVSFTGRVTYIGYSKTEVSFQTKLFVQKELDIRGSRNALPADFRAVIKYLKAGNCPVDELISNETGPDGAFDAMKEWASNPGKVFRILVKF, from the coding sequence ATGAAAGCAGTTCAAATAGTAAACCCTCATGAAATGAGAGTTGTTGATATCGACAAACCTGTATTAGGTGTCGGTGAGGTAATGGTTAAAATAGAATATGTAGGTTTCTGTGGTTCAGATCTTAATACATTTTTAGGAAGAAACCCAATGGTAAATCTGCCCATTATCCCCGGTCATGAGGTAGGCGCCGTAATAGAAAAAATAGGCGAAGGTGTTCCTGAAGGTTTTACAAAAGGAATGAATGTAACACTCAATCCATATACTAATTGCGGTAAATGCGCATCATGTAGAAATGGTCGTGTTAATGCCTGCGAACATAACGAAACATTAGGTGTACAGCGTAATGGAGTAATGTGCCAATATGCAGTATTGCCATGGCAGAAAATAATACCGGCCGAAGGAATATCAAGTCGCACATGTGCACTTATCGAACCGATGAGTGTTGGATTTCATGCTGTTTCTCGTGCTCAGGTTATTGACAATGAGTTCGTTATGGTTGTAGGTTGTGGAATGGTTGGTCTAGGTGCTGTTATACGTGCGTCTCAAAGGGGAGCATCAGTGATAGCAGTCGATATAGATGATGAAAAACTTGCTTTGGCCAAAAGGATAGGGGCTGCATATACTGTTAATTCAATGACAGAAAATGTTCACGAACGGATACAGCAGATAACAAGTGGATTTGGCGTGGATGTTGTTATTGAAGCAGTAGGAAGTCCGGCTACATATGTGATGGCTGTAGAAGAGGTAAGTTTTACGGGTAGAGTAACATATATTGGTTATAGCAAGACAGAAGTTAGTTTCCAAACTAAGTTGTTCGTTCAGAAAGAACTAGACATTCGTGGTTCAAGAAATGCTCTCCCGGCAGATTTCCGTGCAGTGATAAAGTATCTTAAGGCCGGTAATTGTCCTGTAGACGAACTTATATCCAACGAGACAGGTCCAGACGGCGCTTTTGATGCCATGAAAGAATGGGCTTCCAATCCTGGTAAAGTCTTCCGTATTCTAGTTAAATTCTAA
- a CDS encoding class I SAM-dependent methyltransferase, whose amino-acid sequence METKNIKRQFNSDVDIYDSGRRYFIPCFDDYYETGVNILSLIKNDYESILDLGAGTGLLTKYLYEKFPTAQFTLVDVAEKMLDIAKVRFHGKNNFTYNVADYSAEFPSGDFDLIASALSIHHLDEDEKRLLYSLIYDKLPKGGCFLNLDQFNASSDIINETFNKYWYDYIIHSGITKEEIDRWTSRKALDKESTVRDTISMLKEIGFDQSECVYQYLKFGVIVAVK is encoded by the coding sequence ATGGAAACAAAGAATATTAAGAGACAATTTAATTCAGATGTAGACATATACGACTCAGGTCGCAGATATTTCATTCCGTGCTTTGATGATTATTATGAAACTGGTGTCAATATACTATCCCTAATCAAAAATGATTACGAATCTATTCTAGACCTTGGCGCAGGCACAGGCCTTCTTACAAAGTATTTATACGAGAAGTTTCCGACTGCACAATTTACGTTAGTAGATGTTGCCGAAAAGATGCTTGACATCGCCAAAGTGCGTTTCCATGGTAAAAATAACTTTACTTATAATGTGGCAGACTATTCGGCAGAATTCCCTTCCGGAGATTTCGATTTGATAGCATCCGCTCTGTCAATACATCATTTGGATGAAGATGAAAAGCGTTTGCTTTACTCTCTTATTTATGACAAATTGCCCAAAGGCGGATGTTTCCTCAATCTTGACCAGTTCAATGCTAGTTCTGATATTATTAATGAGACATTCAATAAATATTGGTACGACTATATTATACATAGTGGTATTACAAAAGAAGAAATAGATCGTTGGACTTCTCGTAAGGCTTTAGATAAAGAAAGTACTGTGCGTGATACTATTTCTATGCTAAAAGAAATAGGATTCGATCAATCTGAATGTGTGTACCAATATCTTAAATTTGGAGTTATTGTAGCAGTAAAATAA
- the dmpI gene encoding 4-oxalocrotonate tautomerase DmpI: protein MPYITMECGKLTTEQKRNLISRLTVTASKVTGIPQEFFMITIKELPDTNMGFGGKTVEMTKREYKKGGDV from the coding sequence ATGCCATATATTACAATGGAATGCGGTAAGTTGACCACAGAACAAAAGAGAAATTTAATCAGTCGCTTAACTGTAACAGCTTCTAAAGTAACGGGTATTCCACAGGAATTTTTCATGATAACCATTAAAGAATTGCCTGATACAAACATGGGATTTGGTGGAAAAACCGTAGAGATGACTAAACGTGAATATAAAAAGGGAGGCGATGTTTAA
- a CDS encoding pyridoxamine 5'-phosphate oxidase family protein translates to MRNFEQTIENMAEQSANAFICYIDEDGCPVTKAMLKPREHEGIRTFYFTTNTSSNKVKCFKLNPKASIYFVNPRLFHGASLTGTIEVLETTEEKKRIWHEGDEIYYPKGVSDPDYCVLKFTATKGRFYSDFHSDDFNIK, encoded by the coding sequence ATGAGAAACTTTGAACAAACGATCGAAAACATGGCAGAACAATCAGCCAACGCATTTATTTGCTATATCGATGAAGACGGTTGCCCGGTGACAAAAGCAATGTTGAAACCACGTGAACACGAGGGAATACGAACATTCTATTTCACGACAAATACATCATCAAACAAAGTGAAATGTTTTAAACTCAACCCGAAAGCAAGCATCTATTTCGTTAATCCACGATTATTTCACGGGGCTAGTCTGACTGGCACAATAGAAGTACTGGAAACTACAGAAGAGAAAAAACGTATCTGGCATGAAGGAGACGAGATATATTATCCCAAAGGAGTAAGCGACCCTGATTATTGCGTGCTGAAATTTACCGCCACAAAGGGACGTTTTTATAGCGACTTCCATTCGGATGATTTTAATATAAAATAA
- a CDS encoding family 43 glycosylhydrolase — translation MTNYRNIFIAVSAMLMLSRSAEAQVGQPYIHDPSTIMECDGKYYTFGTGGGGLISDDGWTWKGGAVRPGGGAAPDAIKIGDRYLMAYGNSGGGLGGGHNAHIFTIWNNTLDPKSPSFKFSEPVEVAASDGVEDNDAIDPGLLLDPTTGRLWLSYGTYFGNIRLVELDPKTGSRVAGNKPVDIAIDCEATDLIYRDGWYYLLGTHGTCCDGLNSTYNIVVGRSKTVTGPYMDNVGRTMFEGGGRMVINAGDRVVGPGHFGRRIIDDGVEVMSCHYEADFNRSGRSVLGIRPLLWKNGWPIAGERFKEGTYAIQSERRGYALELAVDFVRMQQKQQAFWRMDPKEPVVSLPEQQLSDVIQTWPKGDIRVRINDYMFRPNQLWTITAVPDAGGYLGGPYYKITIKGTDRALTATADEEVGTVPQFTGTPEQLWRIEQLTDGTYRIMPKGIPGKPGLNTHYVLYSAGDCNPTLAAYDFNSDNSKWNFK, via the coding sequence ATGACTAATTATCGCAATATATTTATCGCAGTTTCAGCGATGTTGATGTTATCCAGGTCGGCAGAGGCTCAGGTAGGTCAACCTTATATCCACGACCCCTCGACCATTATGGAGTGTGATGGGAAATATTACACATTCGGAACCGGTGGCGGTGGTTTGATTTCGGACGACGGATGGACTTGGAAAGGTGGTGCTGTCCGACCCGGTGGTGGTGCCGCACCTGATGCCATCAAGATAGGCGACCGCTATCTCATGGCATACGGTAACTCGGGTGGAGGACTCGGCGGAGGGCATAATGCTCATATCTTTACAATATGGAATAATACTCTTGATCCTAAATCACCTTCGTTCAAGTTTTCAGAACCGGTTGAAGTAGCTGCATCTGATGGAGTTGAAGATAATGATGCCATCGACCCGGGACTATTGCTAGACCCAACAACCGGTCGCTTATGGTTATCATATGGCACTTACTTTGGCAACATACGTCTAGTTGAACTTGATCCTAAAACGGGTAGTCGTGTAGCAGGTAATAAGCCCGTTGATATCGCAATAGACTGTGAAGCCACAGACTTGATTTACCGCGACGGATGGTATTATCTGCTAGGAACTCACGGTACATGTTGCGACGGTCTGAACTCTACATATAATATTGTAGTAGGCAGGTCTAAGACTGTAACAGGACCATACATGGACAATGTTGGGCGAACAATGTTTGAAGGTGGCGGCAGAATGGTAATCAATGCCGGCGACCGCGTGGTTGGTCCCGGTCACTTTGGACGCAGGATTATTGACGATGGCGTAGAAGTTATGTCATGCCATTATGAGGCCGATTTCAATCGAAGTGGCCGCAGTGTTTTAGGTATCCGTCCGCTACTATGGAAGAATGGATGGCCCATTGCAGGTGAACGTTTTAAGGAAGGTACTTACGCTATACAATCAGAACGCCGTGGATATGCTCTTGAGCTAGCTGTAGACTTTGTACGCATGCAACAGAAGCAGCAGGCATTTTGGAGAATGGACCCCAAAGAACCAGTTGTTTCGCTACCCGAGCAACAGTTGTCTGATGTTATACAGACTTGGCCGAAGGGTGATATCCGTGTAAGAATCAATGATTACATGTTCCGTCCCAATCAGTTATGGACTATCACCGCAGTACCGGATGCAGGAGGTTATCTAGGTGGACCTTATTATAAGATTACAATCAAAGGTACCGATCGTGCCCTTACTGCAACAGCTGATGAAGAGGTTGGAACAGTACCTCAGTTTACCGGTACTCCCGAACAGTTGTGGCGCATAGAGCAGTTGACAGACGGCACATACAGGATTATGCCAAAGGGGATTCCGGGTAAACCGGGACTGAACACTCATTATGTGCTATATTCTGCCGGTGACTGCAACCCTACCCTGGCTGCTTATGATTTCAATTCTGATAATTCAAAATGGAATTTCAAATAA
- a CDS encoding glycosyl hydrolase family 8: MKTIKLFLLSIMIACPALVAEARQPDTSQMHSPWTKGALETNSYRNLFVEMGYSKKQVDAKLKEVFNDVFYGPHKVYFEVGDSLGYITDIKNHDVRTEGMSYGMMIAVQFNRKDIFDRIWRWSKKYMQHQDGPREGYFAWSCKTDGTRNSEGSASDGELYYITSLIFASNRWGNDTGINYRKEALRILNCSFSKNGEDGVMPIFNKDNYLITFTPDKFGSRFTDPSYNIPAFYDVWSRWANDGRTDFWQKAAAAAREYLHKVVDEKTGLTPDMSNYDGTPLKFRNSVFNTFRYDSWRVPMNIALDYQWSCADREWQQKYGEKIQNFFYSKGIDKFVDQYRTDGTLPSKEEILPAGDYPKALRHSIGLVATTASVSLMCSNSISKEFVDRLWNAKHEPLPDGYFDAYYDGLIRLFQFMQLSGNYRIILPQADGKEPALNQYFSPIGKQEAQPDNDGFIRRWLLLEPINKPNRGNSGFTDTYLRDAFNKEYFHNQMTMVPKDGSTVKVGNQKLAWHAFDSNLFHVKLFRFASGLKKQVYGVLFWGVTIIDCNEEIPNVRLAAGSNSASMWWLNGKEVLLLSGDRRMVKDDGMSPRVTLHKGRNILRCAVINGPGMSDFCVRFIDEQGAPVKNYTINYK; the protein is encoded by the coding sequence ATGAAGACAATCAAACTTTTTTTATTATCTATTATGATTGCATGTCCGGCATTAGTAGCCGAGGCCAGGCAACCAGACACGTCGCAAATGCATTCCCCATGGACAAAGGGAGCATTGGAGACAAACAGCTATCGAAATCTCTTTGTAGAGATGGGATATAGTAAGAAGCAAGTGGATGCCAAGCTGAAGGAAGTATTCAATGATGTGTTTTATGGTCCGCACAAGGTGTATTTTGAGGTTGGCGACAGCTTGGGATACATCACAGACATAAAGAATCATGATGTACGCACAGAAGGAATGTCGTATGGAATGATGATTGCAGTGCAATTTAACAGAAAAGACATTTTTGACCGCATCTGGCGCTGGAGCAAGAAATATATGCAGCATCAAGACGGACCAAGAGAGGGATATTTTGCCTGGAGCTGCAAGACTGACGGCACTCGAAACTCTGAGGGTTCTGCTTCTGACGGTGAACTGTATTACATCACCTCTCTTATATTCGCATCAAACAGATGGGGCAATGACACGGGCATCAATTACAGAAAAGAGGCTCTTAGGATTCTGAACTGTTCTTTTTCAAAGAATGGAGAGGATGGCGTTATGCCTATTTTTAATAAAGACAATTATTTGATTACATTTACTCCTGATAAATTCGGATCAAGGTTCACAGACCCTTCTTATAATATACCGGCATTTTATGACGTGTGGAGCAGATGGGCTAATGACGGTAGAACAGATTTCTGGCAGAAAGCGGCAGCTGCGGCCAGAGAATATCTGCACAAGGTTGTAGACGAGAAGACAGGACTGACTCCCGACATGAGCAATTATGATGGTACTCCGTTAAAGTTCAGAAATTCGGTATTTAATACTTTCAGATATGACTCATGGCGGGTGCCTATGAATATAGCACTTGATTATCAATGGTCGTGTGCAGATCGTGAATGGCAACAGAAATATGGTGAGAAGATACAAAACTTTTTCTATTCAAAAGGAATTGATAAGTTTGTTGACCAATATCGCACAGACGGAACATTGCCTTCTAAAGAAGAGATATTACCGGCTGGCGACTATCCTAAGGCTCTACGCCACTCTATCGGACTTGTTGCTACAACAGCATCGGTATCATTAATGTGCAGTAACAGTATCAGCAAGGAATTCGTTGACAGATTGTGGAATGCAAAACATGAACCTCTACCTGACGGATATTTCGATGCTTATTATGATGGACTGATACGATTGTTCCAGTTTATGCAACTTAGTGGAAACTATCGCATTATTTTACCACAAGCTGATGGTAAGGAACCGGCTCTCAATCAGTATTTCTCGCCTATCGGCAAGCAGGAGGCTCAACCTGATAATGACGGTTTTATCCGCAGATGGCTATTATTAGAACCAATAAATAAGCCTAACAGGGGAAACTCGGGTTTTACAGACACTTACCTTCGTGATGCTTTCAATAAAGAATACTTTCATAATCAGATGACGATGGTGCCTAAAGACGGCAGTACCGTAAAGGTGGGTAACCAAAAACTGGCTTGGCATGCATTTGACAGCAACTTGTTTCATGTAAAATTATTCCGCTTTGCTTCAGGACTTAAAAAGCAAGTATATGGAGTGCTATTCTGGGGAGTAACTATTATAGATTGCAACGAAGAGATTCCTAATGTAAGATTAGCAGCAGGATCGAATTCAGCTTCAATGTGGTGGCTTAACGGTAAAGAAGTTTTGCTTCTATCCGGTGACAGGCGAATGGTTAAAGATGACGGAATGTCGCCACGCGTAACATTACATAAGGGCCGCAACATACTGCGCTGCGCTGTTATCAATGGTCCGGGTATGAGCGACTTCTGTGTTCGATTTATTGATGAGCAGGGTGCACCTGTAAAAAATTACACCATTAACTACAAATAA
- a CDS encoding Cof-type HAD-IIB family hydrolase: MKYKMIVLDLDGTLTNEKKKITPKTKTALMKAQQMGVRVVLASGRPTYGITALAEELELQKYGGYIQAFNGGRTINCASGEVVFEQTLDKSLVPLLYDAATDDGMAILTYQGECIATTKKENKYVLHEAFINKMQVVQYDDFLAQIVYPINKCLIVGDPVPLHQLELQLADQLKGRMDVYRSAGFFLECVPLGIDKARSIERLIKTLDVSREEIIACGDGYNDQSMISFAGLGVAMANASREVQDTADYITYSNEEDGVAHVVEKFIL; this comes from the coding sequence ATGAAATACAAGATGATCGTGCTCGACCTCGACGGCACACTGACAAACGAGAAGAAGAAGATAACACCCAAGACCAAAACTGCTCTGATGAAGGCGCAGCAAATGGGGGTGAGGGTAGTTCTGGCATCAGGGCGTCCCACTTATGGCATTACAGCTTTGGCCGAAGAGTTGGAGTTGCAGAAGTATGGCGGCTATATACAGGCTTTCAATGGGGGCAGAACCATAAATTGTGCTAGTGGCGAAGTTGTATTCGAACAGACTCTAGACAAGTCACTTGTTCCATTACTCTACGATGCTGCTACCGATGACGGAATGGCGATCCTTACGTATCAGGGCGAATGTATTGCCACCACGAAGAAAGAAAATAAGTATGTATTACACGAGGCTTTCATCAACAAGATGCAGGTGGTACAATATGATGACTTTCTCGCTCAAATTGTCTATCCCATCAATAAGTGCCTTATTGTAGGCGATCCTGTTCCATTGCATCAGCTGGAACTACAACTGGCTGATCAACTAAAGGGCCGCATGGATGTCTATCGTTCTGCCGGATTCTTTCTTGAGTGTGTACCGCTCGGCATAGACAAAGCCCGTTCTATCGAGCGGCTCATCAAGACGTTAGACGTCAGTAGGGAAGAGATAATAGCCTGTGGTGATGGTTATAACGACCAGAGCATGATTAGCTTTGCCGGATTGGGAGTGGCCATGGCCAATGCTTCGCGCGAGGTGCAAGATACGGCCGATTATATCACTTACTCTAACGAGGAAGACGGAGTGGCTCATGTTGTAGAAAAATTTATACTCTGA
- a CDS encoding DUF3795 domain-containing protein yields the protein MKDLIACCGLDCEKCDARIATVKNDNELREKTARKWSEMNNTAEITAQTINCMGCRTDGPKFAYCNYYCEIRKCVNEKGFNTCGDCKALDSCQIVGAVFKNAPEARKNLID from the coding sequence ATCAAAGATTTAATAGCTTGCTGTGGCTTGGATTGTGAAAAATGTGATGCCCGCATCGCTACAGTAAAAAATGATAATGAACTGCGTGAAAAGACGGCTCGTAAATGGAGCGAGATGAATAATACTGCCGAGATTACTGCCCAGACAATCAATTGCATGGGTTGCCGCACGGACGGACCTAAATTTGCTTATTGCAACTATTATTGTGAGATACGCAAGTGTGTTAATGAAAAAGGTTTTAACACTTGTGGTGACTGCAAAGCATTGGATAGTTGCCAGATTGTAGGTGCCGTCTTTAAGAATGCACCGGAAGCAAGGAAAAATTTAATAGACTGA
- a CDS encoding RNA polymerase sigma factor: MALEIEKINARDEKNWAVLFDIYYAPLCCYAMNYLHDLELSEDIVQETLLNLWVSDYEFDSQKHLTYYLYKAIYNNSLYHLRKTREHVEITDNMDMQFSDDNFSETVKEELVRRLYEEIQKLPERRRQVMLLSIEGKSGKEIAEMLHISVNTVKAVKAKAMDSLRKATKDNPILFFL; this comes from the coding sequence ATGGCTTTGGAAATAGAAAAAATAAATGCGCGAGACGAAAAGAATTGGGCAGTTCTTTTTGATATCTATTATGCGCCTTTATGTTGTTATGCTATGAATTATTTGCATGATTTAGAATTATCCGAAGATATAGTACAAGAAACACTTCTCAACCTCTGGGTTAGTGATTATGAATTTGATTCTCAAAAACACCTCACATATTATCTATACAAAGCAATATACAACAATTCTTTATATCATCTTCGAAAAACTCGTGAACATGTAGAGATAACAGATAATATGGATATGCAGTTTTCGGATGATAATTTTTCAGAAACCGTAAAGGAGGAACTCGTTAGACGGCTATATGAAGAAATACAGAAACTCCCGGAGAGGAGACGACAGGTAATGCTTCTTTCTATAGAAGGTAAGAGCGGCAAAGAAATAGCAGAAATGTTGCACATCAGTGTAAATACTGTAAAGGCCGTAAAAGCAAAAGCCATGGATTCCCTAAGAAAAGCAACAAAAGATAACCCTATTTTATTCTTTCTTTAG